In Spirosoma sp. KUDC1026, the sequence TAAGAATGACCAGCGTGTTTACCCGTCAGGAGCATACACCGGGCGGGAGCGCAGACCGGCGCACTGCTATAATGCTGCGTGAAGCGCATCCCCTCGCGAGCAATTTGGTCCAGATTCGGCGTCCGAATTTTCTGCTGACCATAACAACCCAGCTCCCCGTAGCCCAGATCATCGGCATAGATATAGATGATATTGGGGCGAGCCGGCGCCGTTTGGCGAGGCACGGAGCCGGTCAGGAAACTTCCCGCAATCGCCAGAAACGCAATAGTGACAACAAAGGACTTCATGCTAAATAAACTCACCAGCTTCATGAATTTACTGCACTACCAACCGGCAGTCTGCGTGAGTGATGGCGTCAGGTACAACTCGCGCTGCGGAACGGGCCAAAGGTAATGACGACTTTTATCAAAAACTCGATTAACGGCCACGACCTGTACGGTGGCTAAAGCACCATTATCCGCTTTGTACGTAATGCCGTATACAGGGCCGGGCAGTACGGTCTCCGCCGTTTTCCTCCGGCGAATATCAAACAGGCGCACGCCTTCGAACGCTAACTCGACAGTCCGTTCCCGACGCACAATCGCCCGCAGCTCCGCCTGCGTAGCCGTGCTGCTGATGGCCGGCTGTTTTACGTCGGCCCGGCTGTTTCGTACCAGGTTGATCGCGCTGATTACGCTGGCGTCCAGCTGATTCAACTCAATCTTGGCTTCAGCGTAGGTCAACAAAATCTCGGCGTAGCGGAGCAGAATAATGTTGATGCCGCCATTAACCGGGTTGGCATAATCCTCTGCGTTGACGTATTTCTTGATGTTGAAACCCGTCGTGGAAGCAATGTACGTATTGCCCACCGCATCGGCCGTACCGCTATTTGGCGCGGGCTGGAACGTAGCACCGCTGGGCAATGGATCACCCGCCAGAAAAACGGAATAGTTAAGCCGGGGGTCACGATTCTGGTACGGATTGGCCGGATCGTAGCTGCTCGTTGGATCAGTGATTACTTTCCCCGTCGTCGTCTCGTACATATCGACCAGTGCCTTTGTCGGGACGTACGTGCTGGTCGCATTTTTCTGGCTGTAGGGAGCCAGCAGGTTGAATACGTTGATTGGGTACGTGTCTTTAACAAACTGCCGGTCCAGCAGCACTTCTTTGTTGTTCTCGGCGGCCGTCGTGAATAGCTTTTCGTAGGATTCATACAGGCCGTACACCCCCAGTTTCATCACCTGGTCGGCGGCTTCGGCAGCCTGTTGATAGCGCCCCGCAAACAGATTGGATCGTGCTCGTAAGCCCAGAGCAGCCCCTTTTGTTACGCGGCCTTTATCAGCAGCCGCGTAGGTCAGCGGCAGTAAACCAGCGGCTTCCGTTAATTCCTTGTCCACAAAGTCCCAAACCTGGGCAACCGGCGTACGGGTCAGCGTCCGGCTTTCGTCCAGCGAAATGGGCGCGGTCAGTAACGGTACATCGCCGAACAAAGCCGCCAGTTTCAGGTATTGATATGCCCGCAGCGCTCTTGCCTCCCCTTTGAACTGACTGATGAGCGCCGTGTTCGTTGAGGCCACCTTATCGACATTTTGCAGAAAATAATTGCAGGCCCGAACACCCCGGTACGCTTTTATCCACTCGTTCAGCACCTTTGAACTGGTGGCATCGTACTGCCCCATTTCGATGTAGGCCTGCACGTCAAATGGCTGGTTGGTGTGGGCAATGTCCGTCAGGGCATCCCAGCTGATAATGTTCGTACTATCGAGGTCGGTGTAGAGGGAATTGACGGCCAGCCGGGCGTCGTTCTCCGTTCGCCAGAAAACGCTTTCCGACAAGCGGTCGTTGGGAACTGTGTCCAGCAACTCCCGGTCGCAGGAGATTAGCGTTAGACCGGAGAGCATCAGAAAAGAAGAAAGTAGAAAATACGGTATTCGTTTCATGAGCTTGTAGCAGAAAAGAGGGTCCGATTAGAACTGTAGGTTAAGGCCCAGGGTGTAGAGCGACGTTTGCGGGTAGTACACCGCCCGGCCCGATTCAACTTCCGGGTCCAGATTCCACTCGTTCAATTTAGAGAGGGTAAATATGTTGGTGGCCGATACGTAGACGCGCGCCCGGCCCGCCCGTATTTTGTTGGCAATGGTTGCCGGAATCACGTACGCCAGTTGAATGTTTTTGAGCCGCACATACGACCCATCGATCACCAGCCGGTCGGAGGTCGCTACGTTCCGCAGGTCGAACTTCAGCGGTCGGGGGAAACGGGCGTCGGTGTGCTCAGGCGTCCAGTAATTGTTCGTGTAGATCGAGTGCGTAAAGCCTTCCTGGTTTCCCATTTCGGCCAGCGCCCCGGCCAGTCGTGTGCTCACTTTGGCCGCCCCCTGGACTAATAGATTCAGCTCGAAATTCCGGAACGTAAAATTCGAAGTAAGTCCGAACGAGTAGCGGGGAAACGAATTGCCAATGTTGGTCATGTCATTGGCGTCAATCTTGCCGTCGCCATTCAGGTCGACGTATTTCACATCACCCGGTTTCGTATTGGCCGCGTAGGTCGCTTTGTAGGCATTAATTTCTTCCTGCGTCTGGAACAGACCATCTGTTTTATACCCCCATAACGTATTGATGGGCAGGCCAACAGCGATGATGTAACGGGGATTAATGTCGGTTCCTGAGATATACGGCCCGGTCCCTTTCAGGTCCACGACTTTGTTATCGTTGATACTGAAGTTGGCGCCCAGGTTGTACTGGAAACCCGACGAACTCTTGGCACCCCGGTAGTTCAGGCTAAACTCCCAGCCTTTATTTTCCACCGATCCGGCGTTCTGGGGCGGGGCGGTCAACCCGATGGTGGCCGGAATATCCAGATTCAGCAGGATGTCGTTGGTTAGCTTTCGATAGTAGTCCACCGTCAGGTTCATACGCCCACGCAGGAAGGACGCGTCCAGCCCAAGATCGAGTTGGGTGGTCGACTCCCAGCCCAGATTAGTGTTCGCCAGCGATGTCTGCCGATAGCCCTGCACCGACGCGCCATTAAAATTATAACCGCCAGCCGTAAGGGCCGCGTAATAACTGTACAGATCGACCGACTGATTCCCCGTCCGTCCCCAGGAGCCGCGCAGTTTCAGGTCGTTCACGGTCGATCGTAAACCTTGACAGAAATCTTCTTTCGCAATGCGCCAGCCAGCCGAGAACGACGGGAAGAAACTGTACTGTTTCTGCCCCGTAAATTTGGACGACCCATCGTAACGACCGTTTACTTCAACCAAGTATTTCCCGTCATAATCGTAGTTGATCCGACCAAAATAAGACCGTAGTCCGTAGACAGCATCGTTGCCGGTGTTGCTTTTGGTTCCGTCGTTTGCCCCTTGCCCGATCGATTGAATGTCGTTGCTGTAAAACCGTTCACGATAGGCGCTCAAAAACGTCTGGGTGTTACCAATCTGCGAGTACCCCAGCAAGCCTTTGACTCCATGACTGCCCCAACTCCGGTCGTAGGTAAGCAGATTGATCAGCGTGTATTCCCGCAGCGAGTTCCGTACTTCGGTCAGGGAATTATTGGTGATGGTTTTGGTGATATTCGTATTCTTATCGACGTTGGTGTAGGCGTTCGTGTAATTTTTCTCCGCCGTGAAATACCCACGCCCCGCCAGTTGCGTCGAGAATGTCAGGCCATCCAGGATTTCCCAGTCTCCTTTGACGTACCCAACCAGAAAGTCATTATACCGTTTCGAGTCGCCCCCAATTTCCGCGAACATCAACGGATTGTTTCCCTGCGTACTCAGTCCGTACGTACCGTCGGCGTATTTGGGGACGGCCCAGAGTGAGCCGTGGAAAAAGCGGTCAATTACGTCCGCCGTGGGTGTCTGCGAGTAATTATACCGGTAGTTGAGGTCACCGCTGAGCCGGATTTTGGGAGAAATGGTATAATCTGCGTTCAGGCGTACTTCACCAATTTTGCTGGCGTAGTGCGTAATGATCCCATCCTGGTCCTGATAGCGCAGGCTCAGCCGGGTACGTAACGTTTCGTTCCCCCCCGCTACAGATAGGGTATGATTCTGCTGGGGAGCCGGGTGCAGCATGGTTTGAAACCAGGTGTTGGGCAGTGGGTATTTCTCCCGATCGGTCGCATTGACGTACGCCTGAATTGACTGTTCCGTAAAGCGGGCAGGCAGGGCCGAACCGGCGTTGGTATATGCGACTACCTGCATCCGCATGTAATCTTCCAGACCCATATTGCGGGGTGTATTGATCGAGTTCTGGATGGCGTAATACCCGTGATAGTCGACCTGTACTTTTCCGCCTTTTGCGCGCTTGGTCGTCACCAGCACGACGCCATTGGTCGCCCTTGATCCGTAAATAGCCGTCGAGGAAGCATCTTTCAGGATAGAGATCGACTCAATATCATCCGGATTAATATCGGCCAGCCGCTGCTCAATCCCATCGACAATCACCAAGGCTTCGTTCTTGCTCAGATCGTAACCGCTGGTGCTGCTGCTATTGATGTTGAACGTAGTGATGCCCCGCACCCGAATAGTTGAGTTGGAACGCCCTGGTGCGCCACCCCGGTCCAGGACCGTAACGCCGGGTAGCTGCCCCTGCAACGACTGCTGAATGTTGGAAACCGGCCGCCGGGCGATCTCTTCCCCGCCAATCTGCGCAACCGAATTGGTCAGGGCGTTTCGTTTCTGGGTACCATAACCCACGACAACCACCTCATCGAGCTGCTTATTATCGGAGGCTAACGTTACATCGAGCACACTACGGTTATTGACAGGCACCTCCTGCGTGGTGAACCCAATACCCGAAAATACCAGCACCGCATCGGTGGGTGCGTCGATCGTGAACTTCCCGTCGGCGTCTGTGCTGGTTCCTTTCGTGGTGCTTTTGATGACTACATTGATGCCCGGTAGTACTTCGCCCGTGGGACTTTTGACCGTACCGGTGATGGGTACCAACGCGTCCAGCGCAGTTCTTGGAAGGGCCGTGACGCTAAATCCAGTACCAAGCAGTACCAGCAGAAAGATTCCTACGTAAGAGGATCTTCGTAAAGAATTGATCATAAGGAAACGATTGGATTAGAGACTCATTATCACCCATACGTATCGACTAGAGAGGCTTTATTTCTGCGTCGGTGCGTAGCCTGCTGGTAAAAGCAACTCATCTACTCTTGTTAGTAGATGGGCAAAGTTTAGTAATCAAATCTCCTTTTCCAAGAAAAAGTCAAACTTTTGATTATCAACTAATTACCTAATATCCTATAGAGATATACGGTTATTAACCGTACTATTTTGGCCCTAAGTCGGTTACTGCAAACTTCTTCCTATGCGTACGTATCAGCTGGCTTTTCTCAGGTGTGGAGTTGCAGCGAACTTTGTTTTATAGCCACAAACCTGTTACTTCACTCACTCCCCAATCCAACTCTATCACGCATGAAACACCTGAATACCTACTCAGCCTTGTTGCTGCTAACTGCGCTTTGCCTTTCTCGTTATGTCCAGGCGCAAACCGACGTTCTTAAACAGCTCGAGGCCATTGCCGTCATCGAGCAGAAAGTGATGATGCCCATGCGTGATGGCGTCCGCCTGGCCACCGATGTTTTCCGCCCCAAAGGCGATGGACGCTACCCGATTATCTTTTCCAAAACCCCTTACAACTTCAACAGCTGGGGCGACGGCGAACTCCGGCAGAACTCCTACCAGGTGGCCCTCGACGCGGTTAAGCGTGGATACGCGTACGTCGTACAGAACGAACGGGGTAAGTTTTTTTCCGAAGGCAACTGGGATATTCTCGGCCCGCCAACCACCGACGCCTACGACGCGTTTACGTGGATGACCAAACAACCGTGGTCCAACGGAAAAATTGGTCTGTACGGCTGCTCCTCAACCGCCGAATGGCAGATGGCAGCTGCATCGCTGGGGCATCCGGCGCTGGCCGCGATGGTACCCCAAGGCTTCGGTGCGGGCGTCGGCAAGGTAGGGCCATTTATGGAACAGGGAAACTGGTACCGGGGCGGGGCGCAGCAAATGCTCTTCACAACCTGGCTCTATGGCACCCAGGTCGATCAACTGGCGAGGCCGCTGTTTCCAAAAACAGCCACCAGCGAAGACCTGACCCGCGTCTCCCGCTTTTATGACCTGGCCCCCGAAATGCCTAAGGTCGACTGGGCGCAGGGCCTGAAACACCTGCCGGTACAGGACATTATCAAAAACGTAAACGGCGCGAAGGGTATCTACGAGAAAATGATCGTTCGGAAGCCCAACGACCCGGACTGGTACAAAGGCGGTCTGTACCACGAAAATATGCCCTTCAACGTGCCCAGCTACTGGTTTGTGTCCTGGTACGACGTATCAACGGGTCCCAACCTGGCTCTTTTTAATCACGTTCGAAAAAATGCAACCGATCCGAAGGTGCGCGACAGTCAGTATCTGGTCATTGCCCCTACGCTGCACTGCGCCTATAGACGGGCTACGGAAAATACGATTGTGGGCGAACGTAGCGTGGGCGACGCCCGGCTGGATTACGACACGATGATCTACGGCTGGTTCGACCACTGGCTGAAAGACGACAAGAGCGACCTCTCGAAAATGCCCCGTGTGAAATACTATACGATGGGGGCCAATAAATGGCAGACGTCGGACACCTGGCCCCCGGCGAACATAAACATGACCACGTATTACCTGACGAGCAACGGCCGGGCAAACAGCCTGTACGGTGACGGAACACTGACACCGGCCGCACCGCCCAAAACCAGTCCTGCCGATGCATTTGCGTATGATCCCATGTATCCGGTTCCCTCCTACGGCGGTAATGTCTGCTGCGCGGGCAACTCGGTGCAGGGCGGCTCGTTCGATCAGCACCAGATGGAAACGCGGCAGGATATTCTGGTGTACACCACCGAACCTTTCGCCAATGGTGTTGAGCTGACGGGCTCAATCGAATCGACGCTTTACGTTGGTTCTGACGCGAAAGATACCGATTTCACGGTCAAACTGATTGATGTGTATCCCGACGGTAAAGCCTATAATCTGGACGAAACCATCCTGCGCGCCCGCTATCGGGAGGGTTTCGATAAAGAGGTCTGGCTGGAAAAAGGCAAGGTGTACAAACTCGACCTGAGCCCGATGACGACCAGTAATTTCTTCGCACCGGGTCACCGCATCCGGATTGAAGTGTCGAGCAGTAATTTCCCCCGCTTTGATCGAAACATGAACACGGGGGGCAACAACGTTACCGAAACGAAAAGCGTGGTAGCTCACAACCAGATTTTCCACTCGGCTCAATATCCATCACAGGTACGCCTGCCGATCGTAAGAAACTAATTACTCTCGTATAAATAAGGAAAAGCCGGTACTGCCTCATCTATAGAAACGAGGTAGTACCGACTTTTTCTTATTTGGCTAAAGAATTGATTGTCAATATTTTATTGACAAAAAGGAAACCTGTGTATCCACCAGGAGATCTCTTCTAATTTACTCATCCTTAAACTTAATTTATAAAAAGTCTAAATAAATAGTTTTTTCAATTTTACCTTTGCGCCCATCCTACACAAAAAAGAGGAGTAAGAACGATGAGAAAACTATATCCGCTAACAGTGCTGTTCTGCCTTTGCAGCAGCCTTTTATTTGCCCAGACGGGCAATATCCGCGGGAAAATCACGACGGCCGATGGCAATCCGGCCGAAGCCGTAAGTGTACGGCTGAAAAGCACGGGCTACGGTAACCTGACCAACGCACAGGGCAGCTACGAACTAAAGAACATCAAAGCAGGCAGTTACACAATCCGGATTTCACTGACCGGTCTGGAGACAAAAGAGCAAAACGTGGAAATTCGGGCTGGTGAAACCACCGAGGTACCAACGATCATGCTCAACGAGAGCGCCAACCAATTGCAGGAGGTTATGGTCCTGGCCGGACGGGGCAAGTACAACGATTCGAACCTGTCGAATACCCTGCGTCTGGCCGAACCCATCCAGGAAATTCCGCAGAACATTCAACTGGTGAGCAGCAAGGTGCTGTCGGATCAGCTGGTAACCAGCCTGAGCGACGGCGTAATTCGGAACGTCAGCGGGGCAACCCGGCTGGAACACTGGGGCGATATGTACGCCCGGATTAATGCCCGTGGGGGTCGGCTGTCGGCCTTTCGGAACGGCATGAACATTACGTCGACCTGGGGACCGCTGACCGAAGACGTGAGCTTTGTCGATCACATTGAGTTCGTGAAAGGTCCGGCCGGCTTTATGATGTCAAACGGCGATCCGACGGGCCTTTACAACGTCGTAACGAAGAAACCAACGGGTACTACCAAAGGCGAAGCCAGTCTGCTACTGGGCAGCTACGATTTCTACCGGGCTGCGGTGGACCTGGACGGGAAGCTGAGCGGAGATGGCAAACTGCTGTACCGTTTCAACCTGATGGGCCAAACCAAAAACTCCTTCCGTCCGAACGAGTACAACAACCGGTACAGCATTGCGCCCGTTATCAGCTACAAACTGAGCGAGCAGACAACGCTGACGGCGGAATATATTCTGCAGTACGCCCAGATGTCGAACGTAGGCAGCTATTATTCATTCAGTGCCCAGGGCTACGGCTCACTGCCCCGCGACTTCACGCTGGCCGAACGGGGTATGGAGCCAACTACGATCTACGATCAT encodes:
- a CDS encoding SusC/RagA family TonB-linked outer membrane protein, with the translated sequence MINSLRRSSYVGIFLLVLLGTGFSVTALPRTALDALVPITGTVKSPTGEVLPGINVVIKSTTKGTSTDADGKFTIDAPTDAVLVFSGIGFTTQEVPVNNRSVLDVTLASDNKQLDEVVVVGYGTQKRNALTNSVAQIGGEEIARRPVSNIQQSLQGQLPGVTVLDRGGAPGRSNSTIRVRGITTFNINSSSTSGYDLSKNEALVIVDGIEQRLADINPDDIESISILKDASSTAIYGSRATNGVVLVTTKRAKGGKVQVDYHGYYAIQNSINTPRNMGLEDYMRMQVVAYTNAGSALPARFTEQSIQAYVNATDREKYPLPNTWFQTMLHPAPQQNHTLSVAGGNETLRTRLSLRYQDQDGIITHYASKIGEVRLNADYTISPKIRLSGDLNYRYNYSQTPTADVIDRFFHGSLWAVPKYADGTYGLSTQGNNPLMFAEIGGDSKRYNDFLVGYVKGDWEILDGLTFSTQLAGRGYFTAEKNYTNAYTNVDKNTNITKTITNNSLTEVRNSLREYTLINLLTYDRSWGSHGVKGLLGYSQIGNTQTFLSAYRERFYSNDIQSIGQGANDGTKSNTGNDAVYGLRSYFGRINYDYDGKYLVEVNGRYDGSSKFTGQKQYSFFPSFSAGWRIAKEDFCQGLRSTVNDLKLRGSWGRTGNQSVDLYSYYAALTAGGYNFNGASVQGYRQTSLANTNLGWESTTQLDLGLDASFLRGRMNLTVDYYRKLTNDILLNLDIPATIGLTAPPQNAGSVENKGWEFSLNYRGAKSSSGFQYNLGANFSINDNKVVDLKGTGPYISGTDINPRYIIAVGLPINTLWGYKTDGLFQTQEEINAYKATYAANTKPGDVKYVDLNGDGKIDANDMTNIGNSFPRYSFGLTSNFTFRNFELNLLVQGAAKVSTRLAGALAEMGNQEGFTHSIYTNNYWTPEHTDARFPRPLKFDLRNVATSDRLVIDGSYVRLKNIQLAYVIPATIANKIRAGRARVYVSATNIFTLSKLNEWNLDPEVESGRAVYYPQTSLYTLGLNLQF
- a CDS encoding RagB/SusD family nutrient uptake outer membrane protein, with amino-acid sequence MKRIPYFLLSSFLMLSGLTLISCDRELLDTVPNDRLSESVFWRTENDARLAVNSLYTDLDSTNIISWDALTDIAHTNQPFDVQAYIEMGQYDATSSKVLNEWIKAYRGVRACNYFLQNVDKVASTNTALISQFKGEARALRAYQYLKLAALFGDVPLLTAPISLDESRTLTRTPVAQVWDFVDKELTEAAGLLPLTYAAADKGRVTKGAALGLRARSNLFAGRYQQAAEAADQVMKLGVYGLYESYEKLFTTAAENNKEVLLDRQFVKDTYPINVFNLLAPYSQKNATSTYVPTKALVDMYETTTGKVITDPTSSYDPANPYQNRDPRLNYSVFLAGDPLPSGATFQPAPNSGTADAVGNTYIASTTGFNIKKYVNAEDYANPVNGGINIILLRYAEILLTYAEAKIELNQLDASVISAINLVRNSRADVKQPAISSTATQAELRAIVRRERTVELAFEGVRLFDIRRRKTAETVLPGPVYGITYKADNGALATVQVVAVNRVFDKSRHYLWPVPQRELYLTPSLTQTAGW
- a CDS encoding CocE/NonD family hydrolase, translated to MKHLNTYSALLLLTALCLSRYVQAQTDVLKQLEAIAVIEQKVMMPMRDGVRLATDVFRPKGDGRYPIIFSKTPYNFNSWGDGELRQNSYQVALDAVKRGYAYVVQNERGKFFSEGNWDILGPPTTDAYDAFTWMTKQPWSNGKIGLYGCSSTAEWQMAAASLGHPALAAMVPQGFGAGVGKVGPFMEQGNWYRGGAQQMLFTTWLYGTQVDQLARPLFPKTATSEDLTRVSRFYDLAPEMPKVDWAQGLKHLPVQDIIKNVNGAKGIYEKMIVRKPNDPDWYKGGLYHENMPFNVPSYWFVSWYDVSTGPNLALFNHVRKNATDPKVRDSQYLVIAPTLHCAYRRATENTIVGERSVGDARLDYDTMIYGWFDHWLKDDKSDLSKMPRVKYYTMGANKWQTSDTWPPANINMTTYYLTSNGRANSLYGDGTLTPAAPPKTSPADAFAYDPMYPVPSYGGNVCCAGNSVQGGSFDQHQMETRQDILVYTTEPFANGVELTGSIESTLYVGSDAKDTDFTVKLIDVYPDGKAYNLDETILRARYREGFDKEVWLEKGKVYKLDLSPMTTSNFFAPGHRIRIEVSSSNFPRFDRNMNTGGNNVTETKSVVAHNQIFHSAQYPSQVRLPIVRN